In the Sarcophilus harrisii chromosome 1, mSarHar1.11, whole genome shotgun sequence genome, one interval contains:
- the CNBP gene encoding cellular nucleic acid-binding protein isoform X5 produces MSSNECFKCGRSGHWARECPTGGGRGRGMRSRGRGGFTSARGFQFVSSSLPDICYRCGESGHLAKDCDLQEDEACYNCGRGGHIAKDCKEPKREREQCCYNCGKPGHLARDCDHADEQKCYSCGEFGHIQKDCTKVKCYRW; encoded by the exons ATGAGCAGCAACGAGTGTTTCAAGTGTGGACGCTCTGGCCATTGGGCCCGAGAATGCCCGACTGGAGGAGGCCGTGGCCGAGGAATGCGGAGCCGTGGAAGAGGTGGTTTTACCTCAGCGCGAG GTTTCCagtttgtttcttcatctcttccagACATCTGTTACCGTTGTGGTGAGTCTGGTCATCTTGCCAAGGATTGTGATCTTCAGGAGGATG AAGCCTGCTATAACTGCGGTAGAGGTGGCCACATTGCCAAGGACTGCAAGGAACCGAAGCGGGAGAGAGAGCAGTGCTGCTACAACTGTGGCAAACCCGGCCACTTGGCTCGCGACTGTGACCATGCAGATGAGCAGAAGTGCTATTCATGTGGAGAGTTTGGGCACATTCAGAAAGATTGCACCAAAGTGAAATGCTATAG GTGGTAG
- the CNBP gene encoding cellular nucleic acid-binding protein isoform X1 gives MSSNECFKCGRSGHWARECPTGGGRGRGMRSRGRGGFTSARGFQFVSSSLPDICYRCGESGHLAKDCDLQEDEACYNCGRGGHIAKDCKEPKREREQCCYNCGKPGHLARDCDHADEQKCYSCGEFGHIQKDCTKVKCYRCGETGHVAINCSKTSEVNCYRCGESGHLARECTIEATA, from the exons ATGAGCAGCAACGAGTGTTTCAAGTGTGGACGCTCTGGCCATTGGGCCCGAGAATGCCCGACTGGAGGAGGCCGTGGCCGAGGAATGCGGAGCCGTGGAAGAGGTGGTTTTACCTCAGCGCGAG GTTTCCagtttgtttcttcatctcttccagACATCTGTTACCGTTGTGGTGAGTCTGGTCATCTTGCCAAGGATTGTGATCTTCAGGAGGATG AAGCCTGCTATAACTGCGGTAGAGGTGGCCACATTGCCAAGGACTGCAAGGAACCGAAGCGGGAGAGAGAGCAGTGCTGCTACAACTGTGGCAAACCCGGCCACTTGGCTCGCGACTGTGACCATGCAGATGAGCAGAAGTGCTATTCATGTGGAGAGTTTGGGCACATTCAGAAAGATTGCACCAAAGTGAAATGCTATAG gtgTGGTGAAACTGGTCATGTAGCCATCAACTGCAGCAAGACAAGTGAAGTCAACTGTTATCGCTGTGGCGAGTCAGGGCATCTTGCACGGGAATGCACAATTGAGGCTACAgcttaa
- the CNBP gene encoding cellular nucleic acid-binding protein isoform X2, producing MSSNECFKCGRSGHWARECPTGGGRGRGMRSRGRGGFTSARGFQFVSSSLPDICYRCGESGHLAKDCDLQEDACYNCGRGGHIAKDCKEPKREREQCCYNCGKPGHLARDCDHADEQKCYSCGEFGHIQKDCTKVKCYRCGETGHVAINCSKTSEVNCYRCGESGHLARECTIEATA from the exons ATGAGCAGCAACGAGTGTTTCAAGTGTGGACGCTCTGGCCATTGGGCCCGAGAATGCCCGACTGGAGGAGGCCGTGGCCGAGGAATGCGGAGCCGTGGAAGAGGTGGTTTTACCTCAGCGCGAG GTTTCCagtttgtttcttcatctcttccagACATCTGTTACCGTTGTGGTGAGTCTGGTCATCTTGCCAAGGATTGTGATCTTCAGGAGGATG CCTGCTATAACTGCGGTAGAGGTGGCCACATTGCCAAGGACTGCAAGGAACCGAAGCGGGAGAGAGAGCAGTGCTGCTACAACTGTGGCAAACCCGGCCACTTGGCTCGCGACTGTGACCATGCAGATGAGCAGAAGTGCTATTCATGTGGAGAGTTTGGGCACATTCAGAAAGATTGCACCAAAGTGAAATGCTATAG gtgTGGTGAAACTGGTCATGTAGCCATCAACTGCAGCAAGACAAGTGAAGTCAACTGTTATCGCTGTGGCGAGTCAGGGCATCTTGCACGGGAATGCACAATTGAGGCTACAgcttaa
- the CNBP gene encoding cellular nucleic acid-binding protein isoform X6 — MSSNECFKCGRSGHWARECPTGGGRGRGMRSRGRGFQFVSSSLPDICYRCGESGHLAKDCDLQEDACYNCGRGGHIAKDCKEPKREREQCCYNCGKPGHLARDCDHADEQKCYSCGEFGHIQKDCTKVKCYRW, encoded by the exons ATGAGCAGCAACGAGTGTTTCAAGTGTGGACGCTCTGGCCATTGGGCCCGAGAATGCCCGACTGGAGGAGGCCGTGGCCGAGGAATGCGGAGCCGTGGAAGAG GTTTCCagtttgtttcttcatctcttccagACATCTGTTACCGTTGTGGTGAGTCTGGTCATCTTGCCAAGGATTGTGATCTTCAGGAGGATG CCTGCTATAACTGCGGTAGAGGTGGCCACATTGCCAAGGACTGCAAGGAACCGAAGCGGGAGAGAGAGCAGTGCTGCTACAACTGTGGCAAACCCGGCCACTTGGCTCGCGACTGTGACCATGCAGATGAGCAGAAGTGCTATTCATGTGGAGAGTTTGGGCACATTCAGAAAGATTGCACCAAAGTGAAATGCTATAG GTGGTAG
- the CNBP gene encoding cellular nucleic acid-binding protein isoform X3: protein MSSNECFKCGRSGHWARECPTGGGRGRGMRSRGRGFQFVSSSLPDICYRCGESGHLAKDCDLQEDEACYNCGRGGHIAKDCKEPKREREQCCYNCGKPGHLARDCDHADEQKCYSCGEFGHIQKDCTKVKCYRCGETGHVAINCSKTSEVNCYRCGESGHLARECTIEATA from the exons ATGAGCAGCAACGAGTGTTTCAAGTGTGGACGCTCTGGCCATTGGGCCCGAGAATGCCCGACTGGAGGAGGCCGTGGCCGAGGAATGCGGAGCCGTGGAAGAG GTTTCCagtttgtttcttcatctcttccagACATCTGTTACCGTTGTGGTGAGTCTGGTCATCTTGCCAAGGATTGTGATCTTCAGGAGGATG AAGCCTGCTATAACTGCGGTAGAGGTGGCCACATTGCCAAGGACTGCAAGGAACCGAAGCGGGAGAGAGAGCAGTGCTGCTACAACTGTGGCAAACCCGGCCACTTGGCTCGCGACTGTGACCATGCAGATGAGCAGAAGTGCTATTCATGTGGAGAGTTTGGGCACATTCAGAAAGATTGCACCAAAGTGAAATGCTATAG gtgTGGTGAAACTGGTCATGTAGCCATCAACTGCAGCAAGACAAGTGAAGTCAACTGTTATCGCTGTGGCGAGTCAGGGCATCTTGCACGGGAATGCACAATTGAGGCTACAgcttaa
- the CNBP gene encoding cellular nucleic acid-binding protein isoform X4, translating into MSSNECFKCGRSGHWARECPTGGGRGRGMRSRGRGFQFVSSSLPDICYRCGESGHLAKDCDLQEDACYNCGRGGHIAKDCKEPKREREQCCYNCGKPGHLARDCDHADEQKCYSCGEFGHIQKDCTKVKCYRCGETGHVAINCSKTSEVNCYRCGESGHLARECTIEATA; encoded by the exons ATGAGCAGCAACGAGTGTTTCAAGTGTGGACGCTCTGGCCATTGGGCCCGAGAATGCCCGACTGGAGGAGGCCGTGGCCGAGGAATGCGGAGCCGTGGAAGAG GTTTCCagtttgtttcttcatctcttccagACATCTGTTACCGTTGTGGTGAGTCTGGTCATCTTGCCAAGGATTGTGATCTTCAGGAGGATG CCTGCTATAACTGCGGTAGAGGTGGCCACATTGCCAAGGACTGCAAGGAACCGAAGCGGGAGAGAGAGCAGTGCTGCTACAACTGTGGCAAACCCGGCCACTTGGCTCGCGACTGTGACCATGCAGATGAGCAGAAGTGCTATTCATGTGGAGAGTTTGGGCACATTCAGAAAGATTGCACCAAAGTGAAATGCTATAG gtgTGGTGAAACTGGTCATGTAGCCATCAACTGCAGCAAGACAAGTGAAGTCAACTGTTATCGCTGTGGCGAGTCAGGGCATCTTGCACGGGAATGCACAATTGAGGCTACAgcttaa